From Nguyenibacter vanlangensis, one genomic window encodes:
- a CDS encoding delta(1)-pyrroline-2-carboxylate reductase family protein, with protein sequence MEGMRDLDAARTAAVLPFAALVETLERVLPDYLAGRILCPERQVTQAPVEGGVLLSMPCAGPDLMCHKLLTVYPDNPAAGRPAIQGQVTCIDGATGRVLFAMDGPTATGRRTAAVTLVGIRHLLPQAPRRALIYGTGAQAAAHVLALAETWPGIGLVIQGRSAGREQAVGERTGIAVEAASSGAACDDADVVILATTARAPLYDQPARAGRLVVGVGAFRPDMVEIGPVTIGGSALYVDDPAGAPSEAGDFIQAGVDWERVHPLAEILTGHAPPLDRPILFKSVGCAAWDLAACHVARQVMARGTMAV encoded by the coding sequence ATGGAGGGCATGCGCGACCTGGACGCCGCGCGGACGGCGGCGGTACTTCCGTTTGCCGCTCTGGTCGAAACGCTGGAACGCGTCCTGCCGGATTATCTCGCCGGCCGTATCCTGTGCCCCGAGCGCCAGGTCACGCAGGCCCCGGTCGAGGGCGGGGTGCTGCTGTCCATGCCCTGCGCGGGGCCGGACCTGATGTGCCACAAGCTGCTGACGGTCTATCCCGACAATCCAGCGGCGGGGCGGCCCGCCATCCAGGGACAGGTGACCTGCATCGACGGCGCGACGGGACGGGTCCTGTTCGCGATGGACGGCCCGACCGCGACCGGCCGCCGCACCGCCGCGGTGACGCTGGTCGGCATCCGCCATCTGCTGCCCCAGGCGCCGCGTCGCGCCCTGATCTACGGCACCGGGGCGCAGGCCGCCGCCCATGTGCTCGCCCTGGCCGAAACCTGGCCCGGGATCGGCCTGGTCATCCAGGGCCGTTCGGCCGGGCGCGAACAGGCGGTGGGCGAACGCACCGGGATCGCGGTCGAGGCCGCGTCGTCGGGCGCGGCATGCGATGACGCCGACGTGGTCATCCTGGCGACGACCGCCCGCGCGCCGCTCTATGACCAACCGGCGCGCGCCGGCCGCCTGGTGGTGGGGGTCGGCGCCTTTCGGCCTGATATGGTGGAAATCGGACCCGTCACCATCGGCGGCAGCGCGCTCTATGTCGACGACCCCGCCGGCGCCCCCTCCGAAGCCGGCGACTTCATCCAGGCCGGCGTCGACTGGGAGCGCGTCCATCCGCTGGCCGAAATCCTGACCGGCCACGCCCCGCCGCTGGACCGGCCGATCCTGTTCAAGAGCGTCGGCTGCGCCGCCTGGGACCTGGCCGCCTGCCACGTCGCCCGGCAGGTCATGGCCCGGGGGACGATGGCCGTTTAG
- a CDS encoding CocE/NonD family hydrolase: MSVHIENHIWIPLSDGCRLAARLWLPEDAGRMPVPAILEYIPYRKSDGTRVRDEPMHGYFAQQGYACVRVDMRGSGESDGHLADEYLKQEQDDALEVIAWIAEQDWCTGAVGMMGKSWGGFNCLQVAARRPPALKAILTVYSTDNRYTDDIHYMGGCLLNDNLWWGSIMLAFQARPPYPEIVGPDWRAQWLERIAALPFFPAQWLAHQRYDSYWKHGSVCENYADIACPVLAVGGWVDSYTNAVPRLLEHLTAPRRGIIGPWGHVYPHDGAPGPAIGFLQEAVRWWDHWLKGKDTRIMAEPMLRAYITDFYAPDGTCAAIPGRWAAETAWPSAEIAPLTLHLRADHGLGPADGGDAVMRIRSPQSHGRAGGEWMGTGCVGEMPTDQRLDGGGALVFETAALEQSCDILGAPRLKLRAAVDVPVAHAVVTLSDVAPDGRATRVSYQVTNLTHRNGHETPEPRVPGEWFDLTIVLNDCGHRFAPGHRMRIAIGTAYWPMIWPAPHAATLSLRDGRLLLPRRSGAMAEQDAAIAFPPPAHGPPTPMTVLDPGRIARYSQQDCVTGTMRYVTDAQGGVFGEGIYRLDGIDSIVSHSLKRDLTICDDDPLSARHVLTQSYETGREGWMTKIVTRTEMTSDTTHFHLIGQLEAFENGRPVARRDWSERIARDLM, encoded by the coding sequence ATGTCCGTCCATATCGAGAACCATATCTGGATCCCCCTGTCGGACGGATGCCGCCTGGCCGCCCGGCTGTGGCTGCCCGAGGATGCCGGCCGCATGCCGGTACCCGCCATCTTGGAATATATTCCCTATCGCAAGAGCGACGGCACGCGCGTGCGCGACGAGCCGATGCACGGCTATTTCGCGCAACAGGGCTATGCCTGCGTGCGGGTGGACATGCGCGGCAGCGGCGAATCCGACGGGCATCTGGCGGATGAATATCTGAAGCAGGAGCAGGATGACGCGCTGGAGGTGATCGCCTGGATCGCGGAACAGGACTGGTGCACCGGCGCGGTGGGCATGATGGGCAAGTCCTGGGGCGGCTTCAACTGCCTGCAGGTGGCGGCGCGCCGGCCGCCGGCCCTGAAGGCCATCTTGACGGTCTATTCCACCGACAATCGCTATACCGACGACATCCATTACATGGGCGGCTGCCTGCTGAACGACAATCTGTGGTGGGGCAGCATCATGCTGGCCTTCCAGGCGCGGCCGCCCTATCCCGAGATCGTGGGACCGGACTGGCGCGCGCAATGGCTGGAGCGGATTGCCGCCCTGCCGTTCTTTCCCGCGCAGTGGCTGGCGCACCAGCGCTATGATTCCTACTGGAAGCACGGCTCGGTCTGCGAAAATTATGCCGATATCGCCTGCCCCGTCCTGGCGGTGGGCGGATGGGTCGACAGCTATACCAACGCGGTGCCGCGCCTGCTGGAACATCTGACGGCGCCGCGGCGCGGGATCATCGGTCCGTGGGGACATGTCTATCCGCATGACGGCGCGCCGGGGCCGGCGATCGGCTTCCTGCAGGAGGCCGTGCGGTGGTGGGACCATTGGCTGAAGGGAAAAGACACCCGCATCATGGCCGAGCCGATGCTGCGCGCCTACATCACCGATTTCTATGCGCCCGACGGAACATGCGCCGCCATTCCCGGCCGGTGGGCGGCCGAAACCGCCTGGCCGTCGGCCGAGATCGCGCCGCTGACCCTGCATCTGCGCGCGGACCATGGGCTGGGCCCGGCCGATGGCGGCGACGCGGTGATGCGCATCCGCTCGCCCCAGAGCCATGGCCGCGCCGGCGGCGAATGGATGGGTACCGGCTGCGTCGGCGAAATGCCGACCGACCAGCGGCTGGATGGCGGGGGGGCGCTGGTCTTCGAGACCGCCGCGCTGGAACAGTCCTGCGACATATTGGGCGCGCCGCGCCTGAAGCTGCGCGCCGCCGTGGATGTGCCCGTGGCGCATGCGGTCGTGACCCTGTCGGACGTCGCACCGGACGGCAGGGCCACGCGAGTCAGCTATCAGGTGACCAACCTGACGCATCGCAACGGCCACGAGACGCCGGAACCGCGGGTGCCGGGCGAATGGTTCGACCTGACGATCGTTCTGAACGATTGCGGGCATCGCTTCGCCCCGGGGCACCGAATGCGGATCGCGATCGGAACCGCCTATTGGCCGATGATCTGGCCCGCCCCCCACGCCGCGACCCTGTCACTGCGGGACGGACGGCTGCTGCTGCCGCGGCGGAGCGGCGCGATGGCGGAGCAGGACGCCGCCATCGCCTTTCCGCCGCCGGCCCATGGACCGCCGACACCGATGACGGTCCTGGATCCCGGCCGAATTGCCCGGTACAGCCAGCAGGACTGCGTGACCGGCACGATGCGCTACGTCACCGATGCGCAGGGCGGGGTCTTCGGAGAAGGGATCTATCGCCTGGACGGGATCGATAGCATCGTTTCGCATAGTCTCAAGCGGGACCTGACGATTTGCGACGACGATCCGCTCTCGGCGCGCCATGTCCTGACCCAGAGCTATGAAACCGGGCGCGAGGGCTGGATGACGAAGATCGTCACCCGCACGGAGATGACGTCGGATACGACGCATTTCCACCTGATCGGACAATTGGAGGCGTTCGAGAACGGCCGGCCGGTCGCGCGCCGCGACTGGTCCGAACGGATCGCCCGCGACCTGATGTGA
- a CDS encoding peptide MFS transporter, protein MLGNGLMPAPGARPSPRILFGHPPGLVLLFLVEMWERFSFYGMRAMLIVYMTAVVLPDAPTHVAGYQAVCALLHLDPAQAGTVRISSELYGVYSGFVYLTPLLGGLLADRLFGKRATIIGGGLLIVAGHLLLTTPRWFLAALLLIVVGTGGVKGNIAAQMADLYEPDDPRRERGFSIFYVGINIGATAAPLVCALLAERAGWNAAFMATSAGMILGLALYVLGARHLPERQAEWAASRGRRAVSGGHPAALLTVLSISSVFLWISYEQQANALVRWLGTGPSDIGMAWLQAIPPAMVLIGTPVLTLRWSAQARAGREPGPGTKMLIGAAIILAMQCLLGALSVVLGGRAPSPWLAALYFAGWEVGDLYFSPAAMGLFSRLARPGYESMTMAVWYLTIFAGNLASGWIGGMWGSVGISAYWLLIAALTAVGVAAMAICRPLIMRTPHAVVQDA, encoded by the coding sequence ATGCTGGGCAACGGGTTGATGCCGGCGCCGGGCGCGAGACCGTCGCCGCGCATCCTGTTCGGCCATCCGCCGGGACTGGTGCTGCTGTTCCTGGTCGAGATGTGGGAGCGGTTTTCCTTCTACGGCATGCGCGCGATGCTGATCGTCTACATGACGGCGGTGGTGCTGCCGGATGCGCCGACGCATGTCGCGGGATATCAGGCGGTCTGCGCCCTGCTGCATCTGGACCCCGCACAGGCCGGAACGGTACGGATCTCGTCCGAACTTTATGGCGTATATTCGGGATTCGTCTATCTGACGCCGCTGCTCGGCGGCCTGCTGGCGGATCGCCTGTTCGGCAAGCGGGCCACGATCATCGGCGGCGGCCTGCTGATCGTGGCGGGGCATCTGTTGCTGACCACGCCGCGCTGGTTCCTGGCGGCGCTGCTGCTGATCGTGGTCGGCACGGGCGGGGTGAAGGGCAATATCGCGGCGCAGATGGCGGATCTGTACGAACCGGACGATCCCAGGCGCGAACGCGGCTTTTCGATCTTCTATGTCGGGATCAATATCGGGGCCACCGCCGCCCCCCTGGTCTGCGCCCTGCTGGCCGAGAGGGCGGGGTGGAACGCGGCCTTCATGGCGACGTCGGCGGGCATGATCCTGGGCCTGGCGCTGTATGTCCTGGGGGCCCGGCATCTGCCGGAACGGCAGGCCGAATGGGCGGCGTCGCGCGGCCGCCGCGCCGTCTCGGGCGGCCACCCGGCCGCGTTGCTGACAGTGCTGAGCATATCGTCCGTTTTCCTGTGGATCAGCTATGAACAGCAGGCCAATGCCCTGGTCCGCTGGCTGGGCACCGGCCCGTCGGATATCGGCATGGCATGGCTGCAGGCCATACCGCCGGCCATGGTGCTGATCGGCACGCCGGTCCTGACCCTGCGCTGGTCCGCGCAGGCACGTGCCGGGCGCGAACCCGGCCCCGGCACGAAGATGCTGATCGGGGCGGCGATCATCCTGGCGATGCAGTGCCTGCTGGGCGCGCTGTCGGTCGTGCTGGGCGGCCGGGCGCCATCACCCTGGCTGGCCGCGCTGTATTTCGCGGGCTGGGAAGTCGGCGACCTGTATTTCAGCCCGGCGGCGATGGGATTGTTCTCGCGCCTGGCAAGGCCGGGATACGAATCGATGACGATGGCGGTATGGTATCTGACCATATTCGCCGGCAATCTGGCCAGCGGCTGGATCGGCGGCATGTGGGGCAGCGTCGGAATTTCGGCCTATTGGCTGCTGATCGCGGCCCTGACCGCCGTGGGGGTGGCCGCCATGGCGATCTGCCGGCCGCTGATCATGCGCACCCCGCATGCCGTCGTCCAGGACGCCTAG
- a CDS encoding Hsp70 family protein has protein sequence MSSTAPSPRARIGIDFGTTNSVVVVATPDGGTRTARFAFPGHAESETCRTLLCLWQEEERGRLMLHEAIGAAAIDAYLDDPAESRLIMSMKSYLAQTSFSETRLLGRRLTLEMLVGQFVAGLARAAGVDPAQAQAIVGRPVRFAGDAPDDAFGEQRLRDGFRAAGFGEIAVALEPEAAGWRFAQRLQAPATILVGDFGGGTSDFSVLRFDPAAGRAVPLGHAGVGIAGDQFDYRIIDRVVSPELGRDGTYRIMGGAPLPVPIEWYASLARWHRLSLMRTPQTLRAIAEVARTASDPAKLNALAMLVADQQGQALYRAVGAAKSALSAADSTVLRFSYKDIRIERAIARAEFESWIAPDLAQFDAAIGEALANAGLTEDGIDRVFLTGGTSFVPAVRALFVDRFGAARVDRGGEFVSVAEGLALMGR, from the coding sequence ATGTCCAGCACCGCGCCCTCCCCCCGCGCCCGGATCGGCATCGATTTCGGCACCACCAACAGCGTCGTCGTGGTCGCGACCCCGGATGGCGGCACGCGGACGGCGCGGTTCGCCTTTCCCGGACATGCGGAATCCGAAACCTGCCGCACGCTGCTGTGCCTGTGGCAGGAGGAAGAGCGCGGGCGGCTGATGCTGCACGAGGCGATCGGCGCCGCCGCGATCGATGCCTATCTGGACGATCCGGCGGAAAGCCGGCTGATCATGTCGATGAAATCGTACCTGGCGCAGACCTCGTTCAGCGAGACGCGGCTGCTGGGGCGGCGCCTGACACTGGAAATGCTGGTCGGGCAGTTCGTGGCCGGATTGGCGCGCGCGGCAGGGGTCGATCCGGCGCAGGCGCAGGCCATTGTCGGGCGCCCGGTGCGCTTTGCCGGCGATGCGCCCGACGATGCGTTCGGCGAGCAGCGGCTGCGCGACGGATTCCGCGCGGCCGGGTTCGGCGAGATCGCGGTGGCGCTGGAGCCCGAGGCCGCGGGCTGGCGCTTCGCGCAGCGACTGCAGGCGCCGGCCACCATTCTGGTCGGCGATTTCGGCGGCGGCACCAGCGATTTCTCGGTCCTGCGCTTCGACCCGGCGGCGGGGCGCGCCGTTCCGCTGGGCCATGCCGGGGTGGGGATCGCGGGCGACCAGTTCGATTACCGGATCATCGACCGGGTGGTATCACCCGAACTGGGGCGCGACGGCACCTATCGCATCATGGGCGGCGCGCCGCTGCCGGTGCCGATCGAATGGTATGCCAGCCTGGCGCGCTGGCACCGCCTGTCGCTGATGCGCACGCCGCAGACCCTGCGCGCGATCGCCGAGGTGGCGCGCACGGCCTCCGACCCCGCGAAACTGAATGCGCTGGCGATGCTGGTCGCCGACCAGCAGGGGCAGGCGCTGTATCGCGCGGTCGGCGCGGCGAAGAGCGCATTGTCGGCCGCCGACAGCACGGTCCTGCGCTTCAGCTACAAGGACATCCGGATCGAACGCGCGATCGCGCGGGCCGAGTTCGAATCCTGGATCGCGCCGGACCTGGCGCAGTTCGATGCCGCCATCGGCGAAGCCCTGGCCAACGCGGGACTGACCGAGGACGGAATCGACCGGGTGTTCCTGACCGGCGGCACGTCCTTCGTCCCGGCGGTGCGCGCCCTGTTCGTCGACCGGTTCGGCGCGGCCCGGGTCGATCGGGGCGGCGAATTCGTCTCGGTGGCCGAAGGGCTGGCGCTGATGGGCCGATAG
- the alkB gene encoding DNA oxidative demethylase AlkB: MPRRTGREPEGLGELDLGPGPDEVLGPGAIRLAGFARAAAADLLAAIADIADLAPFRRMSTPGGRMMSVAMTNCGAEGWVSDARGYRYTPEDPLSGRPWPAMPALFGALAARAAARAGFSGFLPDACLINRYEPGTRLTLHQDRNERDFGQPIVSVSLGLPAIFLWGGTARGDAVRRVRLAHGDVVAWGGPARLAHHGIHTLAEGEHPATGRARLNLTFRRAG; this comes from the coding sequence ATGCCGCGTAGGACGGGACGGGAACCGGAGGGGCTGGGGGAACTGGACCTGGGCCCCGGCCCGGACGAGGTGCTGGGACCGGGGGCGATCAGGCTGGCGGGCTTCGCGCGCGCGGCGGCGGCGGACCTGCTGGCCGCCATCGCGGACATTGCGGATCTGGCGCCCTTTCGCCGCATGTCCACCCCGGGCGGGCGGATGATGTCGGTCGCCATGACCAATTGCGGCGCCGAAGGATGGGTGTCGGACGCGCGCGGCTATCGGTACACGCCAGAGGATCCTTTGTCGGGCCGGCCCTGGCCGGCCATGCCTGCGCTGTTCGGCGCGCTGGCGGCGCGGGCTGCGGCGCGGGCCGGGTTTTCCGGCTTCCTGCCCGATGCCTGCCTGATCAACCGTTATGAGCCCGGGACGCGGCTGACGCTGCATCAGGACCGCAATGAGCGCGATTTCGGCCAGCCGATCGTGTCGGTGTCGCTGGGCCTGCCGGCGATCTTCCTGTGGGGCGGGACGGCGCGCGGCGATGCGGTGCGGCGCGTGCGGCTGGCGCATGGCGACGTCGTGGCGTGGGGCGGGCCCGCGCGCCTGGCCCATCACGGGATCCACACGCTGGCCGAGGGCGAGCATCCGGCGACGGGGCGGGCACGGCTGAACCTGACCTTCCGCCGGGCGGGATAG
- a CDS encoding 2OG-Fe(II) oxygenase, giving the protein MMQAGLAEGLNARGWAVMPGLLDAAQAADLAALYDGADGFRARVVMERHGFGRGEYRYFSYPLPPLVAQLRQALYPALATIANDWQARLGQAARFPARHEDFLQACHAGGQCRPTPLLLRYGPGDYNCLHQDLYGALVFPLQVAILLSQPEVDFTGGAFILTEQRPRMQSRADCVPLRQGDAVAFAVHHRPVRGARGPYRVTMRHGVGTVLSGRRHVLGMVFHDAA; this is encoded by the coding sequence ATGATGCAGGCAGGACTGGCCGAGGGCCTGAACGCCCGGGGCTGGGCGGTAATGCCCGGGCTGCTGGACGCCGCGCAGGCCGCGGACCTGGCGGCGCTGTATGATGGCGCGGACGGGTTCCGCGCCCGGGTGGTCATGGAACGGCACGGGTTCGGGCGCGGGGAATACCGGTATTTTTCCTATCCGCTGCCGCCGCTGGTCGCGCAATTGCGGCAGGCACTGTATCCGGCGCTGGCCACCATCGCCAATGACTGGCAGGCGCGGCTGGGCCAGGCAGCGCGATTTCCGGCGCGGCACGAGGATTTCCTGCAGGCATGCCATGCGGGGGGACAGTGCCGGCCGACGCCGCTGCTGCTGCGCTATGGGCCGGGGGATTATAATTGCCTGCACCAGGATCTGTACGGTGCGCTGGTCTTTCCGTTGCAGGTCGCCATCCTGCTGTCGCAGCCGGAGGTGGATTTCACCGGCGGCGCCTTCATCCTGACCGAGCAGCGCCCGCGCATGCAGTCCCGGGCCGATTGCGTGCCGCTGCGGCAAGGGGATGCGGTGGCGTTTGCCGTCCATCACCGGCCGGTACGGGGCGCGCGCGGGCCATATCGCGTGACGATGCGCCATGGGGTCGGCACGGTGCTGTCGGGGCGGCGGCATGTGCTGGGGATGGTGTTTCACGATGCCGCGTAG
- the ada gene encoding bifunctional DNA-binding transcriptional regulator/O6-methylguanine-DNA methyltransferase Ada, with translation MDMPLAVRPVPETTDQDPRWRRIVARDRAADGLFWYAVTTTGVYCRPSCPSRTARPENVRIYDSREAARAAGFRACRRCRPDAAPVAEACAIVAAACRHIEQAETVPTTEELAAACGWSVAHFHRTFRAETGLTPHDYAAAHRDGRLRAALAGGATVTAALYEAGFGSSSRFYAHADRALGMQPSAYRKGGAGESLHFAVGQCALGAILVASSERGVCAILMGDAPDALLRDLQDRFPKATLIGGDAEYEQRVAQVVAFVEAPGTGLDLPLDIRGTAFQRRVWTALRAIPPGQVATYRDVARAIGAPQAVRAVAGACAANALAVAIPCHRVVRTDGSLSGYRWGIARKRALIAREGAVLP, from the coding sequence ATGGATATGCCCCTTGCCGTCCGGCCGGTGCCGGAGACGACCGATCAGGACCCGCGCTGGCGGCGGATCGTCGCACGCGACCGTGCGGCGGACGGATTATTCTGGTACGCGGTGACGACCACGGGCGTGTATTGCCGCCCGTCCTGCCCGTCGCGCACCGCCCGGCCCGAGAATGTGCGCATCTATGACAGCCGGGAGGCAGCACGTGCGGCGGGTTTCCGCGCCTGCCGCCGCTGCCGTCCGGATGCGGCCCCCGTGGCGGAGGCGTGCGCGATCGTCGCCGCCGCATGCCGCCATATCGAACAGGCCGAGACCGTGCCCACGACCGAGGAACTGGCCGCCGCCTGCGGATGGAGCGTGGCGCATTTCCATCGGACGTTCCGTGCCGAGACCGGGCTGACGCCCCATGATTATGCCGCCGCCCATCGCGACGGGCGCCTGCGCGCGGCGCTGGCCGGCGGAGCCACGGTAACCGCGGCGCTGTACGAGGCGGGATTCGGATCGAGCAGCCGGTTCTATGCGCATGCGGACCGGGCGCTGGGCATGCAGCCGAGCGCCTATCGCAAGGGGGGTGCCGGAGAGAGCCTGCATTTCGCGGTCGGACAATGCGCGCTGGGGGCGATCCTGGTGGCCAGCAGCGAGCGGGGCGTGTGCGCCATCCTGATGGGGGACGCGCCCGACGCCCTGCTGCGCGATCTGCAGGATCGGTTTCCGAAGGCGACGCTGATCGGCGGCGACGCGGAGTATGAGCAGCGGGTGGCGCAGGTCGTGGCATTCGTCGAGGCGCCCGGAACCGGGCTGGACCTGCCGCTGGACATTCGCGGCACGGCGTTCCAGCGCCGCGTCTGGACGGCGCTGCGGGCGATCCCGCCCGGACAGGTCGCGACCTATCGCGACGTGGCCCGGGCGATCGGTGCGCCCCAGGCGGTGCGCGCCGTCGCCGGGGCCTGCGCCGCCAATGCGCTGGCGGTGGCCATTCCCTGCCACCGGGTGGTGCGTACCGACGGGTCGCTGTCGGGCTATCGCTGGGGGATCGCGCGCAAGCGGGCGCTGATCGCCCGAGAGGGCGCGGTGCTGCCGTGA
- a CDS encoding cytochrome c has protein sequence MIRLNHSLPALILLAALISPALSVPARADSADAIAGRAIATNDGGAIYRTLCQGCHMADGRGAAGAARFPALAGNPKLAAAGYPAYVVLNGFGGMPWFADKLSDTQVAAVVNYVRSHFGNHYADTVGPADIAPQRPAAEAIRPDID, from the coding sequence ATGATCCGTCTGAACCACTCATTGCCGGCGCTGATCCTGCTGGCCGCGCTGATCTCCCCCGCCCTGTCCGTTCCGGCACGGGCCGACAGCGCGGACGCCATTGCCGGGCGTGCGATCGCCACCAATGATGGCGGCGCGATCTATCGCACACTGTGCCAGGGCTGCCACATGGCGGACGGACGCGGGGCCGCAGGGGCAGCGCGTTTCCCGGCGCTGGCGGGCAATCCCAAGCTCGCGGCGGCAGGCTATCCGGCCTATGTCGTGCTGAACGGTTTCGGCGGCATGCCATGGTTCGCCGACAAATTGTCGGACACCCAGGTGGCCGCGGTGGTGAACTACGTCCGCAGCCATTTCGGCAACCATTATGCCGATACGGTCGGCCCCGCCGACATTGCGCCCCAGCGCCCGGCTGCCGAAGCGATCCGGCCGGATATCGATTGA
- a CDS encoding FAD-dependent oxidoreductase — protein sequence MTSSPEFAPQTRRQLLSRIGAVGGSAALYQAMTALGHAAGRDFAGPPRLDGARPGTSVLVLGAGLAGMLAAYELRKAGYSVRILEYQDRAGGRNFSLHGGDRFTELGGATQNIGFAPGNYFNPGPWRIPYHHQALLHYCRAFGVALEPFVQVNFNAYVHATGAFGGQKQRYRTIAADYAGHTSELLAKAIDQHRLDLPVGDDEREHLLQALKACGMLDGTFAYTKSVMTSQRRGFAKPQGGGPDGAPVPSDPLPRDALMRSGLWLALATNASLDHQTTMFQPVGGMDQIGKGFARQVGDLITMRCRVTAIHQDQHGVSVSYIDEAHGNAPRVAQADYCVCTIPLSVLSQLDVQVGGPMKAAIAAVPYLSSVKIGLEFNRRFWEEDEQIYGGISFTDLPINQISYPSTGYFSRGKAVLLGGYMYEDAEAFRFAGLSPAERIEAALAQGAVIHPQYRKEFSTGAAVAWSRVPWTLGCCALWSEQARKMHYRDLCAIDNRLVLAGEHASFFGCWQEGAILSSLDAVTRLHRRAIGAA from the coding sequence ATGACCAGCAGCCCGGAATTTGCGCCGCAGACGCGGCGCCAGCTTCTGTCGCGGATCGGCGCGGTGGGCGGGTCGGCCGCGCTGTATCAGGCGATGACCGCCCTGGGCCACGCCGCCGGGCGCGATTTCGCGGGTCCGCCCAGGCTGGATGGCGCCAGGCCCGGCACGTCGGTGCTGGTGCTGGGCGCGGGGCTGGCGGGCATGCTGGCCGCCTATGAGTTGCGCAAGGCCGGCTATTCGGTGCGGATCCTGGAATATCAGGACCGTGCCGGCGGCCGGAATTTCAGCCTGCACGGCGGCGACCGGTTTACCGAACTGGGCGGCGCCACGCAGAATATCGGCTTCGCGCCCGGAAATTATTTCAATCCCGGTCCCTGGCGCATCCCGTACCACCACCAGGCGCTGCTGCATTATTGCCGGGCGTTCGGCGTGGCGCTGGAACCGTTCGTGCAGGTCAATTTCAACGCCTATGTCCATGCGACGGGGGCCTTCGGCGGGCAAAAGCAGCGCTATCGCACCATCGCGGCCGATTATGCCGGCCATACCTCGGAATTGCTGGCCAAGGCGATCGACCAGCACAGGCTGGACCTGCCGGTCGGCGACGACGAGCGGGAGCATCTGCTGCAGGCGCTGAAGGCGTGCGGCATGCTGGACGGAACATTCGCCTATACCAAAAGCGTCATGACGTCGCAGCGCCGGGGCTTTGCCAAGCCACAGGGCGGCGGCCCGGACGGCGCGCCCGTGCCGTCCGACCCGCTGCCGCGCGACGCGCTGATGCGGTCCGGGCTGTGGCTGGCGCTGGCCACCAATGCCAGCCTGGACCACCAGACCACGATGTTTCAGCCCGTGGGCGGGATGGACCAGATCGGCAAGGGGTTTGCCCGCCAGGTCGGCGACCTGATCACCATGCGCTGCCGGGTGACGGCGATCCATCAGGATCAGCACGGCGTCAGCGTGTCCTATATCGACGAGGCGCACGGCAATGCGCCGCGCGTGGCGCAGGCCGATTATTGCGTCTGCACCATTCCGCTGTCGGTGCTGTCGCAACTGGACGTGCAGGTCGGCGGCCCGATGAAGGCGGCGATCGCCGCCGTGCCCTATCTGTCGTCGGTCAAGATCGGTCTGGAATTCAACCGGCGCTTCTGGGAGGAAGACGAGCAGATCTATGGCGGCATCAGTTTCACCGACCTGCCGATCAACCAGATTTCCTATCCCAGCACGGGCTATTTCTCGCGCGGCAAGGCGGTGCTGCTGGGCGGCTACATGTATGAGGATGCCGAGGCATTCCGTTTCGCGGGCCTGAGCCCGGCCGAGCGGATCGAGGCGGCGCTGGCCCAGGGCGCGGTGATTCATCCGCAATACCGCAAGGAATTTTCGACCGGCGCCGCTGTGGCATGGAGCCGCGTGCCCTGGACGCTGGGCTGTTGCGCGCTGTGGAGCGAACAGGCCCGCAAGATGCATTATCGCGACCTGTGCGCGATCGATAACCGCCTGGTACTGGCCGGCGAGCATGCCTCATTCTTCGGATGCTGGCAGGAAGGGGCGATCCTGTCGTCGCTGGACGCCGTCACCCGCCTGCATCGCCGCGCGATCGGAGCCGCCTGA
- a CDS encoding GNAT family protein, with protein MAALEVRRDLSYAVVMTVLTLRPVARADASDLIRANRDSRDYHAPWARPFTDPDGFDTWFAQCATGSAVGLVARHGGDGGVIGVFTLSQIAMGAFCSAYLGYYGMRAYARRGLMTQALRLTLAHAFDELGLHRVEANIQPGNLASIALVRRAGFRQEGFSPRYLKIDAAWRDHERWARLSDDPVDDPVPG; from the coding sequence ATGGCGGCATTGGAAGTACGGCGCGATCTGTCCTATGCGGTCGTCATGACCGTGCTTACGCTCCGCCCCGTTGCGCGCGCCGACGCTTCGGACCTGATCCGCGCCAATCGCGACAGCCGCGATTATCATGCCCCCTGGGCCCGGCCCTTCACCGACCCGGACGGGTTCGATACCTGGTTCGCCCAATGCGCCACCGGTTCCGCCGTGGGGCTGGTCGCGCGCCATGGAGGCGATGGCGGGGTGATCGGGGTCTTCACCCTCAGCCAGATCGCCATGGGTGCGTTTTGCAGCGCGTATCTGGGCTATTACGGCATGCGGGCTTATGCGCGGCGGGGGCTGATGACGCAGGCGCTGCGCCTGACCCTGGCCCATGCCTTCGACGAATTGGGCCTGCACCGGGTCGAGGCCAATATCCAGCCCGGCAATCTGGCCTCGATCGCCCTGGTGCGCCGCGCCGGTTTCCGACAGGAGGGATTCTCCCCCCGCTATCTGAAGATCGACGCGGCCTGGCGCGACCATGAACGCTGGGCCCGCCTGTCGGACGACCCGGTAGACGACCCGGTTCCAGGCTGA